Proteins encoded within one genomic window of Flavobacterium oreochromis:
- a CDS encoding IS3 family transposase codes for MIYYDNVRIKSKLNKMSPIKYRAHYYKINFL; via the coding sequence ATTATCTATTACGATAACGTCAGAATTAAATCAAAATTAAACAAAATGAGCCCGATTAAATATCGAGCTCACTATTACAAAATTAATTTTTTATAA
- a CDS encoding IS3 family transposase yields the protein MDNTIIENFFGILKSEIFCTQKFKSIKQLKQEIISILSITITSELNQN from the coding sequence TTGGATAATACTATTATTGAAAACTTCTTTGGTATATTAAAATCAGAAATATTTTGCACTCAAAAATTTAAATCAATAAAACAATTAAAACAAGAAATTATAAGTATATTATCTATTACGATAACGTCAGAATTAAATCAAAATTAA
- a CDS encoding DDE-type integrase/transposase/recombinase, producing the protein MIKQLLGLKSIIRLKKYKSYKGEQGKVVANVLERNFHATTPNQKWATDVTESNIAGNKLYLSPIIDFFNQETISYKLTESPVFNQVVMMLKKAFKKTPNNINLILHSNQGWQYQIKQYQNLLREKGIKQSMSKKRKLFG; encoded by the coding sequence ATCATAAAACAGTTATTAGGATTAAAAAGCATTATTAGACTAAAAAAGTACAAATCATACAAAGGTGAACAAGGAAAAGTTGTTGCGAATGTTTTAGAGCGAAATTTTCACGCAACAACGCCAAATCAGAAATGGGCAACCGATGTAACGGAGTCTAATATCGCTGGAAATAAACTTTATTTGTCACCAATAATTGATTTTTTTAACCAAGAAACAATCAGCTATAAACTAACTGAAAGCCCCGTGTTTAATCAAGTAGTAATGATGTTAAAAAAAGCATTTAAAAAAACACCTAATAATATCAATCTTATTCTACATTCTAATCAAGGTTGGCAGTATCAAATAAAACAGTATCAAAATTTACTCAGAGAAAAAGGAATAAAACAAAGTATGTCAAAAAAAAGGAAATTGTTTGGATAA
- the rimK gene encoding 30S ribosomal protein S6--L-glutamate ligase, translated as MIGSEEWCSFPELEIPYIKARVDSGAKTSAMHATNITPFSKNGENWVKFDVNPLQGNVKITRHCEAKLIDKRIVKSSSGYREQRYVIKTNLSIGNETFPIEVTLANRDSMGFRMLLGREAMVGKMMVDPEEKYLLGQPSFDEIKSHYHVNKESSAKLRIAVLASNPNLYSNRRIMEAGEMRGHEMEFLNIKECYIKLDATTPEIHYRGGRVLDNFDAVIPRIRPSITYYGCTLIRQFEAMKVFTLNSAAAITQSRDKLFSLQLLLQSGIDIPTTGFANSPLDTNDLIKMVGGSPLIIKLLEGTQGKGVVLAETKKAAESVINAFKSLNANILVQEFIKEANGKDLRLFVVDGKVVAAMQREAAPGEFRANIHMGGSASVIKVTAAEKKIAIKAAKAMDLKVAGVDIIRSSKGPLLLEVNSSPGLEGIEGATHKDIAGEMIKAIEKNFKIK; from the coding sequence ATTATTGGGAGCGAAGAATGGTGCTCCTTTCCTGAGTTAGAAATTCCTTATATTAAAGCAAGAGTAGATTCTGGGGCTAAAACATCAGCTATGCACGCCACAAACATTACTCCTTTTTCAAAAAATGGAGAAAATTGGGTAAAATTTGATGTAAATCCTCTTCAAGGCAATGTAAAAATAACTAGACATTGTGAAGCTAAATTAATTGATAAAAGGATTGTAAAAAGTTCTAGCGGCTATAGAGAACAACGTTATGTTATTAAAACAAATTTAAGCATCGGTAATGAGACTTTTCCTATTGAAGTAACTCTTGCTAATAGAGATTCTATGGGGTTTCGCATGCTTTTAGGGCGCGAAGCCATGGTTGGAAAAATGATGGTTGATCCTGAAGAAAAATACCTCTTAGGCCAACCTTCATTTGATGAAATAAAATCACATTACCATGTTAATAAAGAATCAAGTGCTAAACTAAGAATTGCTGTATTAGCTAGTAATCCTAATTTATACAGTAACCGCCGAATTATGGAAGCAGGTGAAATGCGCGGACATGAAATGGAATTTCTAAATATTAAAGAATGCTATATAAAATTAGATGCTACTACTCCGGAAATTCATTATAGAGGGGGACGTGTTTTAGATAATTTTGATGCAGTTATTCCTCGTATTCGACCTAGTATTACTTATTACGGTTGTACTTTAATACGTCAATTTGAAGCTATGAAAGTTTTCACTCTTAACTCCGCAGCAGCTATCACTCAATCAAGAGATAAACTCTTTTCTTTACAATTATTATTACAAAGCGGAATTGACATTCCTACAACTGGATTTGCTAATTCTCCTCTAGATACAAATGATTTAATTAAAATGGTGGGAGGATCTCCTCTAATTATCAAATTATTAGAAGGCACCCAAGGAAAAGGAGTTGTTTTAGCTGAAACAAAAAAAGCAGCTGAATCTGTCATAAATGCTTTTAAAAGCTTAAATGCCAATATATTAGTACAAGAATTCATTAAAGAAGCTAACGGAAAAGATTTACGCCTTTTCGTTGTAGATGGTAAGGTAGTAGCAGCTATGCAAAGAGAAGCTGCTCCAGGTGAATTTAGAGCTAATATTCATATGGGAGGAAGTGCTTCTGTGATAAAAGTAACGGCTGCTGAAAAGAAAATAGCAATCAAAGCAGCTAAAGCAATGGATTTAAAGGTCGCAGGAGTAGATATTATACGTTCTAGCAAAGGACCTCTATTATTAGAAGTAAACTCTTCTCCTGGCCTGGAAGGCATAGAAGGTGCAACTCATAAAGATATTGCAGGTGAAATGATAAAGGCTATTGAAAAAAATTTTAAAATAAAATAA
- the nusB gene encoding transcription antitermination factor NusB, producing the protein MQTIYAMHQNHSDNIEKEEKFLFNSIDNMQDLYLVTVSLLLEIRKKEEEFLDLSSKKYLATREEKNPNLKFVNNKVLRLLEESNSLSIALTDRKINDWHIHEEYVKIFTNEIKQSDFYKKYMINRTNDFQEDKDFIINLFTEILAPNTKLYEYLEDHKLTWIDDIPLINTFIAKQLRAIKNEDDLFFVPKLFNDIEDREFVSQLFRKTTLNEAALAKEFAEKTPNWEVERIAEIDTIILKMAICELLKFPSIPVKVTINEYLEIAKEYSTPKSSIFINGILDNLVKEFNTNGKLKKTGRGLM; encoded by the coding sequence ATGCAGACCATATACGCAATGCATCAAAACCATTCAGATAATATTGAAAAAGAAGAAAAATTCTTGTTTAATAGTATCGATAATATGCAAGATTTATATCTTGTAACCGTTTCTTTATTACTAGAAATAAGAAAGAAAGAGGAAGAGTTTTTAGATTTATCTAGTAAAAAATATTTAGCTACCCGAGAAGAAAAAAATCCAAATTTAAAATTTGTTAACAATAAGGTTCTTCGTCTTTTAGAAGAAAGTAATTCACTATCTATAGCATTAACAGATCGAAAAATTAACGACTGGCATATACACGAGGAATACGTAAAGATTTTCACTAATGAAATCAAACAAAGTGATTTTTATAAAAAATACATGATAAATCGCACCAACGATTTTCAAGAAGATAAAGACTTTATCATCAATTTATTTACCGAAATTTTAGCACCAAACACAAAACTTTATGAATATCTAGAAGACCATAAATTAACTTGGATAGATGATATTCCTCTAATTAATACCTTTATAGCTAAACAATTAAGAGCTATTAAAAACGAAGATGATTTATTCTTTGTTCCTAAATTATTCAATGATATCGAAGATCGTGAGTTCGTATCACAACTTTTCCGCAAAACAACCCTAAATGAAGCAGCACTTGCTAAAGAATTTGCAGAAAAAACACCAAATTGGGAGGTAGAACGTATTGCAGAAATTGATACTATTATCCTAAAAATGGCTATTTGTGAATTATTAAAATTCCCTTCAATACCAGTAAAAGTAACAATTAACGAATATTTAGAGATTGCAAAAGAGTATTCTACTCCAAAAAGTTCTATATTTATCAACGGAATTTTAGATAATTTAGTAAAAGAGTTTAATACAAACGGCAAGTTAAAAAAGACGGGCCGTGGCTTAATGTAA
- a CDS encoding transposase: MPEKVRDYLGHFYEQKRSFKAEFKLEQVLKHTKHYQSYCSISREFGIDKSVIKRWVSLYKSMRILGLEINKTKTIFSLDFKYKVVRYILSNNSSFFDVNLKFGVPISSIFQWQKDFSNFKIKGLYPKPKGRPKSMSNFKRKKHKSNKRH; the protein is encoded by the coding sequence ATGCCCGAAAAAGTTAGAGACTATTTGGGGCATTTTTATGAGCAAAAAAGAAGTTTTAAAGCAGAATTTAAACTTGAACAAGTTTTAAAGCACACCAAGCATTATCAATCCTATTGTTCTATTTCAAGAGAGTTTGGTATTGACAAATCTGTAATTAAAAGATGGGTTAGTTTGTATAAATCTATGAGGATTTTAGGTTTAGAAATCAATAAAACCAAAACTATTTTTAGTTTAGATTTTAAGTATAAAGTTGTCAGATATATACTCTCAAACAACTCATCATTCTTTGATGTTAATTTGAAGTTTGGAGTTCCTATCTCGTCTATTTTTCAATGGCAAAAAGATTTTAGTAATTTTAAAATAAAAGGATTATATCCTAAACCCAAAGGCAGGCCAAAATCTATGAGCAATTTTAAACGAAAAAAACACAAATCTAACAAGCGCCATTAA
- a CDS encoding tetratricopeptide repeat protein, with amino-acid sequence MLYYAAGTAINGEDYDSALSYYKMLKDLKYSGKATNYLAKNKSNGQEETFASAKDRDFSVKIGTHEAPRTENVPSKRGEIVKNIALILNQKGDLAAAKRAVEEAIQANPGDTSLYTAGMEVALKANDYATYKKFAQEALAKDPNNADLFYNLGVISGQSNDKQAKIDAEGYYLKAIQIDPRYKNAYLNLGVLKLDGEKEIVDQMNKLGTSAADMKKYEALKVKRENLYKSAIPHLEKAYELFESDKDIKNTLLNMYNALDMTDKYKALKAKN; translated from the coding sequence ATGTTATATTATGCGGCAGGAACGGCTATAAATGGTGAAGACTACGATTCAGCTTTATCTTATTATAAAATGTTGAAGGATTTAAAATATTCAGGAAAAGCAACGAATTATTTAGCTAAAAATAAATCAAATGGGCAGGAAGAAACTTTTGCTTCAGCTAAAGATAGAGATTTTTCTGTAAAAATAGGAACTCACGAAGCTCCTAGAACAGAAAATGTACCATCAAAAAGAGGAGAAATAGTTAAAAATATAGCTTTAATTTTAAACCAAAAAGGTGATTTAGCAGCTGCTAAAAGAGCTGTGGAAGAGGCTATACAAGCTAATCCTGGAGATACAAGCTTGTATACAGCTGGAATGGAGGTTGCTTTAAAAGCAAATGATTATGCAACTTATAAGAAATTTGCACAAGAAGCTTTAGCTAAAGATCCCAATAATGCGGATTTATTTTATAACTTAGGTGTTATTTCAGGACAATCAAATGATAAACAAGCAAAAATTGATGCAGAGGGTTATTATTTAAAAGCAATTCAGATTGATCCTAGATATAAAAATGCGTATTTAAATTTAGGTGTTTTAAAACTAGATGGAGAGAAAGAAATTGTTGATCAAATGAATAAATTAGGTACTTCAGCGGCGGATATGAAAAAATATGAAGCTTTAAAAGTTAAAAGAGAAAATTTATATAAATCAGCTATTCCCCATTTAGAAAAGGCATATGAATTATTTGAAAGTGATAAAGATATTAAAAATACACTTTTAAATATGTATAATGCTCTTGATATGACAGATAAATATAAAGCGTTAAAAGCAAAAAATTAA
- the gyrA gene encoding DNA gyrase subunit A produces the protein MSEGEKLIPINIEDEMKSAYIDYSMSVIVSRALPDVRDGLKPVHRRVLFGMHELGVFSNRPHKKSARIVGEVLGKYHPHGDSSVYDAMVRMAQDWSLRYLMVDGQGNFGSIDGDSPAAMRYTEARMKKFSEEMLADIDKETVDFQLNFDDTLEEPKVMPTKVPNLLVNGASGIAVGMATNMAPHNLSEVVEGTLAYINNNDIEVDELATYIKAPDFPTGGVIYGMDGVREAFKTGRGRVVIRAKVGFEEVEGREAIVVTEIPYQVNKAEMIKKTADLVNDKKIEGISTIRDESDRNGMRIVYILKRDAVPNVVLNTLYKYTQLQSSFSVNNIALVNGRPQLLNLKDLIHYFVEHRHDVVTRRAQFDLRKAEERAHILEGLIIASDNIDEVIALIRSSKDGEEARGKLIERFSLSEIQARAIVEMRLRQLTGLEQDKLRAEYEEIMKLIAELKALLASKELRMDLIKEELLEVKEKYGDERRSTIEYSGGDMSIEDLIADEQVVITISHAGYIKRTPLSEYKTQNRGGVGQKSAGTRDQDFLEHMYVATNHQYMLFFTQKGKCFWMRVYEIPEGSKVAKGRAIQNLINIEQDDKVKAFICTQDLKDQEYINSHYVIMVTKEGQVKKTSLEQYSRPRTNGVAAITVKDGDELLEAKLTTGNSQVLIAGKSGKLVRFEEEKTRPMGRTASGVRGVTLADEKDEVIGMVSIDRDHVNDSQILVVTENGYGKRTKLVDDDGEDVYRITNRGGKGVKTLNITEKTGSLIAINNVTDDDDLMIINKSGLTIRMRVSDLRVMGRATQGVRLINIKGKDSIAAVCKVMREEEEESLEQNELNDHLTPDSETELENQE, from the coding sequence ATGTCTGAGGGAGAAAAGTTAATTCCAATTAACATTGAAGACGAAATGAAATCAGCCTACATTGATTATTCAATGTCAGTTATTGTGTCAAGGGCGTTACCAGATGTTAGAGATGGTTTAAAACCTGTGCACCGCCGCGTGTTATTTGGAATGCATGAATTAGGAGTTTTTTCTAATAGACCACATAAAAAATCAGCTAGAATCGTAGGGGAAGTGTTGGGTAAGTATCATCCACATGGGGATTCTTCCGTGTATGATGCCATGGTGCGTATGGCGCAAGATTGGAGCTTACGCTATTTAATGGTTGATGGTCAAGGTAACTTTGGATCAATAGATGGAGATAGTCCTGCTGCTATGCGTTATACAGAGGCTAGAATGAAGAAGTTCTCTGAAGAAATGTTAGCTGATATTGATAAAGAAACTGTTGATTTCCAATTAAACTTTGACGATACTTTAGAAGAACCAAAAGTAATGCCAACTAAAGTACCCAATTTACTTGTAAATGGAGCATCAGGTATTGCTGTAGGGATGGCTACTAATATGGCTCCTCATAACTTATCTGAAGTAGTAGAAGGAACTTTGGCTTATATAAATAATAATGATATTGAAGTAGATGAATTAGCTACTTATATCAAAGCACCTGATTTTCCAACAGGAGGAGTTATTTATGGAATGGATGGAGTGCGAGAAGCATTTAAAACAGGGCGTGGTCGTGTAGTAATCCGAGCTAAAGTTGGTTTTGAAGAAGTCGAAGGTCGTGAAGCAATCGTTGTAACTGAAATACCTTATCAAGTGAATAAAGCAGAAATGATTAAAAAAACTGCTGACTTGGTAAATGATAAAAAAATAGAAGGTATATCAACTATACGAGATGAGTCTGATAGAAACGGTATGCGTATTGTTTATATCTTAAAAAGAGATGCTGTACCCAATGTTGTCTTAAATACATTATATAAGTACACACAATTACAATCCTCATTTAGCGTTAATAATATTGCGTTAGTAAATGGTAGACCTCAATTATTAAATCTAAAAGATTTAATCCATTATTTCGTTGAACACCGTCATGATGTGGTAACACGACGTGCTCAGTTTGATTTACGAAAAGCTGAAGAAAGAGCTCATATTTTAGAAGGGTTAATTATTGCATCTGATAATATTGATGAAGTTATTGCTCTTATCCGTTCTTCAAAAGATGGAGAAGAAGCACGTGGAAAATTAATAGAACGATTTAGTCTTTCTGAAATTCAAGCTCGTGCTATTGTAGAAATGCGATTAAGACAGTTAACAGGCCTTGAACAAGATAAGCTACGTGCAGAATACGAAGAAATTATGAAGTTAATAGCTGAATTAAAAGCATTATTAGCAAGTAAAGAACTTCGTATGGATTTAATTAAAGAAGAATTACTAGAAGTTAAAGAAAAATACGGTGACGAGCGTCGTTCAACAATAGAGTATTCAGGTGGAGATATGAGCATTGAAGACTTAATTGCTGACGAGCAAGTTGTTATTACCATATCACATGCAGGTTATATTAAACGTACTCCTCTTTCAGAATACAAAACTCAAAATAGAGGAGGAGTGGGACAAAAATCAGCAGGTACTCGTGATCAAGATTTCTTAGAACATATGTATGTGGCTACAAACCATCAATATATGTTGTTCTTTACTCAAAAAGGAAAATGTTTCTGGATGAGAGTATACGAAATTCCAGAAGGAAGCAAAGTAGCGAAAGGACGAGCTATTCAAAACTTAATCAATATAGAGCAAGATGATAAAGTAAAAGCCTTTATTTGTACACAAGATTTAAAAGATCAAGAGTATATTAATAGCCATTATGTAATTATGGTTACTAAAGAAGGACAAGTTAAAAAGACCTCTTTAGAACAGTATTCCCGTCCACGTACTAATGGAGTAGCCGCTATTACAGTAAAAGATGGGGATGAATTACTAGAAGCAAAATTAACAACAGGTAATAGCCAAGTTTTAATTGCAGGTAAATCTGGTAAATTAGTTCGTTTTGAAGAAGAAAAAACCCGACCAATGGGTAGAACAGCTTCAGGAGTAAGAGGGGTAACTCTTGCTGACGAAAAAGATGAAGTAATAGGAATGGTATCTATTGATAGAGATCATGTAAACGACTCTCAAATATTAGTAGTTACTGAAAATGGTTATGGTAAACGTACTAAATTAGTAGATGATGATGGGGAAGATGTATATAGAATTACAAACCGTGGAGGTAAAGGAGTAAAAACTTTAAATATTACTGAAAAAACAGGTTCACTTATTGCTATTAATAATGTTACAGATGATGATGATTTAATGATAATTAATAAGTCAGGATTAACTATTCGAATGAGAGTTTCAGACTTACGTGTAATGGGGCGCGCTACACAAGGAGTACGCTTGATTAATATTAAAGGAAAAGATTCTATTGCAGCAGTTTGTAAAGTAATGAGAGAGGAAGAGGAAGAGAGTTTAGAACAAAATGAATTAAATGATCATTTAACACCTGATTCTGAAACAGAATTAGAAAACCAAGAATAA
- a CDS encoding Glu/Leu/Phe/Val dehydrogenase dimerization domain-containing protein: protein MITESVKASELHKVDPVFGQVSFDNHEQIVFCHDKDTGLKAIIGIHNTVLGPALGGTRMWKYTNEWEALNDVLRLSRGMTFKSAISGLNLGGGKAVIIGDSKVDKTPEMIAKFGQFVNSLSGRYITAEDVGTTTPDMDLIRQHTAHVTGISESIGGSGNPSPVTAYGVYMGMKAAAKYKFGSENLDGKKVLVQGIGHVGETLVEYLTNEGAKVVISDINEARLTEIGNKYGAKIFQGDDLYAADVDIYAPCALGATVNDDTINKLQAKVIAGAANNQLADEVRHGQMLKEKGILYAPDFLINAGGIINVYGEIANYGKEEAMRRTENIFNTTLEIFDYADTNNITTHEAAFKIAQNRIDLRKKELAK, encoded by the coding sequence ATGATTACTGAATCTGTAAAAGCAAGTGAATTACATAAAGTTGACCCTGTATTTGGTCAAGTTTCATTTGATAATCACGAACAAATTGTTTTTTGCCACGACAAAGATACTGGTTTAAAAGCAATAATTGGTATCCATAACACGGTTTTAGGCCCTGCATTAGGAGGAACTAGAATGTGGAAATACACAAACGAGTGGGAAGCATTAAATGATGTACTGCGTTTGTCTCGAGGAATGACTTTTAAATCTGCTATCTCTGGTTTAAATTTAGGAGGTGGTAAAGCAGTAATCATTGGTGATTCAAAAGTTGACAAGACCCCTGAAATGATTGCTAAATTTGGCCAATTCGTAAATTCATTAAGCGGACGTTATATTACGGCTGAGGATGTTGGAACTACTACTCCAGATATGGATTTAATCCGCCAACACACAGCACACGTAACAGGTATTTCTGAATCTATAGGAGGATCAGGAAATCCGTCTCCAGTTACAGCATATGGTGTATACATGGGAATGAAAGCTGCTGCTAAATACAAATTTGGTTCTGAAAATTTAGACGGGAAAAAAGTTTTAGTACAAGGTATTGGTCATGTAGGAGAAACCTTAGTTGAATATTTAACAAATGAAGGCGCAAAAGTTGTTATCTCTGATATTAACGAAGCTCGTTTAACTGAAATAGGAAACAAGTATGGTGCTAAAATTTTCCAAGGAGATGATTTATATGCTGCCGATGTAGATATTTATGCTCCTTGTGCTTTAGGCGCAACTGTAAATGATGATACTATTAATAAATTACAAGCTAAAGTAATCGCTGGTGCTGCTAACAATCAATTAGCTGATGAAGTACGCCACGGTCAAATGTTAAAAGAAAAAGGAATTTTGTACGCTCCTGACTTTTTAATCAATGCTGGTGGTATTATTAATGTATACGGAGAAATAGCAAACTATGGTAAAGAAGAAGCTATGCGTAGAACAGAAAATATTTTTAACACTACTTTAGAAATATTTGATTATGCAGATACTAACAATATTACAACTCACGAAGCTGCTTTCAAAATTGCTCAAAACCGTATTGATCTAAGAAAGAAAGAATTAGCTAAATAA
- a CDS encoding ATP-dependent Clp protease ATP-binding subunit, protein MDDNFSPRVREVITFSKEEALRLGHDFIGTEHFMLGILRDGNGSAIHILNNLSIDLEHLRRKVEILSPSNPNPTLGNDKKNLHLTRQAERALKTTFLEAKVFQSTTINTAHLLLCILRNENDPTTKLLHKLKIDYDTAKEQYLTMMPNEEDFQDNFPKNESSYGDDSRQDDSFSQGNPSNPANKSNKKSKTPVLDNFGRDLTEMAEEGKLDPVVGREKEIERVSQILSRRKKNNPLLIGEPGVGKSAIAEGLALRIVQKKVSRILYNKRVVTLDLASLVAGTKYRGQFEERMKAVMNELEKNDDIILFIDEIHTIVGAGGATGSLDASNMFKPALARGEIQCIGATTLDEYRQYIEKDGALERRFQKVIVDPTTIEETITILNNIKSKYEDHHNVSFTPEAIEACVKLTERYMSDRFLPDKAIDALDEAGSRVHITNIDVPKQILDLERQLDEVRELKNTVVKRQKYEEAAKLRDDEKRIEKELAIAQEQWEEDSKNNRISVTEDNVADVVSMMTGIPVNRIAQTESNKLAHLPEILDKKVIGQKDAVQKIARAIQRNRAGLKDPNKPIGSFIFLGSTGVGKTQLAKVLAKELFDSEEALVRIDMSEYMEKFAISRLVGAPPGYVGYEEGGQLTEKVRRKPYCVVLLDEIEKAHPDVFNMMLQVLDDGYLTDSLGRKIDFRNTIIIMTSNVGARQLKDFGQGVGFGTAAKQAQADDHAKGVIESALKKTFAPEFLNRIDDVIVFNSLEKEDIDKIINIELQKLYARIKELGYELELTEEAKAFIAEKGFDKQFGARPLKRAIQKYVEDALAEEIITSKIHEGDIIEMDLDSDSQELKIQVKKSQKPTD, encoded by the coding sequence ATGGATGACAATTTTTCACCAAGAGTTAGAGAAGTAATTACTTTTAGTAAAGAGGAAGCATTACGTTTAGGCCATGATTTTATTGGCACTGAGCACTTTATGCTTGGAATTTTAAGAGATGGCAATGGTTCTGCCATTCATATCTTAAACAATCTTTCTATTGATTTAGAACATTTACGTAGAAAAGTTGAGATATTAAGCCCTTCAAATCCTAATCCTACTTTAGGCAATGATAAAAAGAATTTACATCTAACAAGACAAGCTGAAAGAGCACTAAAAACTACTTTTTTAGAAGCTAAAGTTTTTCAAAGTACAACAATTAATACGGCTCATCTACTTTTATGTATACTGCGTAATGAAAATGATCCTACTACAAAATTATTGCACAAACTAAAAATTGATTACGATACAGCTAAAGAACAATATTTAACTATGATGCCAAACGAAGAAGATTTTCAAGACAACTTTCCTAAAAATGAATCATCTTATGGAGATGATTCAAGACAAGATGACAGCTTTAGTCAGGGTAATCCTTCTAATCCTGCCAACAAATCAAACAAAAAATCTAAAACACCTGTATTAGATAATTTTGGGCGTGATTTGACTGAAATGGCAGAAGAAGGTAAACTTGATCCTGTTGTAGGACGTGAAAAAGAAATAGAACGTGTTTCACAAATTTTAAGTAGAAGAAAAAAAAATAACCCTCTCCTTATAGGAGAACCAGGTGTTGGAAAATCAGCAATTGCTGAAGGATTGGCCTTAAGAATTGTACAAAAGAAAGTTTCAAGAATCTTATATAACAAAAGAGTTGTTACATTAGATCTTGCTTCATTAGTAGCAGGTACTAAATACCGTGGTCAATTTGAAGAACGTATGAAAGCAGTTATGAATGAATTAGAAAAAAATGATGATATCATTCTTTTTATTGATGAAATTCATACTATTGTAGGAGCAGGAGGTGCAACAGGTTCTCTTGATGCTTCCAATATGTTTAAACCTGCTTTAGCAAGAGGCGAAATACAATGTATTGGAGCTACTACTCTTGATGAGTACCGCCAATATATAGAAAAAGATGGCGCACTAGAACGTCGTTTCCAGAAAGTAATTGTAGATCCTACTACTATCGAAGAAACTATTACGATTTTAAATAATATAAAAAGTAAATACGAAGATCATCATAATGTGAGTTTTACTCCAGAAGCCATTGAAGCTTGTGTTAAATTAACAGAACGCTATATGAGTGACCGTTTTCTCCCAGATAAAGCTATTGATGCGTTAGATGAAGCAGGTTCTCGTGTACACATAACAAATATTGATGTACCTAAACAAATTCTTGACTTAGAACGTCAACTGGATGAAGTACGTGAATTAAAAAATACGGTTGTAAAACGCCAAAAATACGAAGAAGCAGCTAAATTACGTGACGATGAAAAGCGTATTGAAAAAGAATTAGCAATAGCACAAGAACAATGGGAAGAAGATTCTAAAAACAATCGAATAAGCGTTACTGAAGATAATGTTGCCGATGTAGTATCTATGATGACGGGGATTCCTGTAAACCGTATTGCTCAAACAGAGAGTAACAAATTAGCTCACTTACCAGAAATCTTAGATAAAAAAGTAATAGGTCAAAAAGATGCAGTTCAAAAAATTGCGCGTGCTATCCAACGTAATCGAGCAGGGTTAAAAGATCCTAACAAACCTATCGGTTCTTTTATTTTCTTAGGATCAACAGGTGTTGGAAAAACGCAATTAGCCAAAGTATTAGCCAAAGAATTATTTGACTCTGAAGAAGCTCTTGTTAGAATAGATATGAGCGAATATATGGAAAAATTTGCTATTTCTCGTTTAGTAGGTGCACCTCCAGGATACGTAGGATACGAAGAAGGAGGTCAATTAACAGAGAAAGTAAGACGCAAACCTTATTGTGTAGTACTTTTAGATGAAATTGAAAAAGCACATCCCGATGTGTTCAATATGATGCTACAAGTATTAGATGATGGATATTTAACAGACAGTTTAGGTCGAAAAATTGACTTCAGAAATACGATTATCATTATGACTTCTAATGTGGGAGCACGTCAACTAAAAGATTTTGGTCAAGGTGTAGGTTTTGGAACTGCTGCTAAACAAGCACAAGCAGATGATCATGCAAAAGGAGTAATTGAAAGCGCATTGAAAAAAACTTTTGCCCCTGAGTTCTTAAATAGAATTGATGATGTAATTGTTTTTAACTCTCTAGAAAAAGAAGATATTGATAAAATTATTAATATTGAATTACAAAAATTATACGCCCGCATTAAAGAACTAGGATATGAACTAGAATTAACGGAAGAAGCTAAAGCTTTTATTGCAGAAAAAGGTTTTGATAAGCAGTTTGGTGCACGTCCGCTAAAAAGAGCTATTCAAAAATATGTTGAAGATGCTTTAGCAGAAGAAATTATTACTTCTAAAATACATGAAGGAGATATAATTGAGATGGATTTAGATAGTGATTCACAAGAGTTAAAAATTCAAGTAAAAAAATCTCAAAAGCCTACAGACTAG